In Phocoena sinus isolate mPhoSin1 chromosome X, mPhoSin1.pri, whole genome shotgun sequence, a genomic segment contains:
- the CD24 gene encoding signal transducer CD24, whose protein sequence is MGKAMVARLGLGLLLLALLLPTQIYSNQTAVVTPSSNSSQHTSAAPNPANATTKASAGTLQSTAGLLVISLSLLHLYC, encoded by the coding sequence ATGGGCAAAGCGATGGTGGCCAGGCTCGGACTGGGGCTGCTGCTTCTGGCGCTGCTCTTACCTACGCAGATTTATTCAAATCAAACAGCTGTTGTAACGCCTTCAAGTAATTCCTCCCAGCATACCTCAGCTGCCCCCAATCCAGCGAATGCCACCACCAAGGCAAGTGCCGGTACTCTGCAGTCAACAGCCGGTCTCTTGGTGATCTCGCTCTCCCTTCTACATCTCTACTGTTAA